One part of the Peromyscus eremicus chromosome 18, PerEre_H2_v1, whole genome shotgun sequence genome encodes these proteins:
- the Rassf9 gene encoding ras association domain-containing protein 9 — protein MAPFGRNLLKTRHKNRSPTKDMDPEEKEIVVWVCQEEKIVCGLTKRTTSTDVIQALLEEHEATFGEKRFLLGKASDYCIMEKWRGSERALPPLTRILKLWKAWGDEQANMQFVLVKTDAFLPVPLWRTAETKLVQNSEKPWELSPANYMKTLPPDKQKRIVRKTFRKLAKIKQDTVSHDRDNMETLVHLIISQDHTIHQQVQRMKELDMEIEKCEAKIHLDRVGNDGDDYVHAAYSMPRLSENEQKLDFQPEDSQALVDLNDSEGMAQLEERLQYYRVLIEKLSAEIEREVKSSGIDGSEDPEWAAASDLESPDLENVKCDLEQSMKAGLKIHSHLSGIQKEIKHSDSLLQMKAREYELLAKEFSSLHLSNKEGCQLKETRGKESEAPGSCTEIPPLTQRVFNTYTNDTDSDTGISSNHSQDSETTLGDVLLLST, from the coding sequence atCTCCGACTAAAGACATGGATCCTGAAGAGAAGGAAATTGTGGTTTGGGTTTGCCAGGAGGAAAAGATTGTCTGTGGATTAACCAAACGCACCACCTCCACCGATGTCATccaggctttgctggaggaaCATGAGGCCACGTTTGGAGAGAAGCGATTCCTGCTGGGCAAGGCCAGCGACTACTGCATCATGGAGAAGTGGAGGGGCTCAGAGCGGGCCCTCCCTCCGCTGACGAGGATCCTGAAGCTGTGGAAGGCGTGGGGAGATGAGCAGGCCAATATGCAGTTTGTTTTGGTTAAAACAGACGCCTTTCTCCCAGTTCCACTGTGGCGAACGGCCGAAACCAAACTAGTGCAAAATAGTGAAAAACCCTGGGAGCTCAGTCCTGCGAATTACATGAAAACTTTGCCACCGGATAAACAAAAACGAATCGTCCGGAAAACCTTCCGGAAACTGGCTAAAATTAAGCAGGACACGGTTTCTCATGATCGGGACAATATGGAGACTTTGGTTCATCTAATTATTTCTCAGGACCACACTATTCACCAGCAAGTCCAACGAATGAAAGAGTTAGATATGGAAATTGAAAAATGCGAAGCTAAGATCCACTTGGACCGGGTAGGGAACGATGGGGACGACTATGTTCACGCGGCGTATTCAATGCCCAGGCTCAGTGAAAATGAGCAAAAGCTCGACTTCCAACCCGAGGACAGCCAGGCTCTGGTGGACCTGAACGACAGTGAGGGAATGGCACAGCTGGAAGAACGATTGCAATACTATAGAGTGCTCATCGAAAAGCTCTCGGCCGAAATTGAGAGAGAGGTGAAGAGCTCGGGCATCGACGGCAGTGAGGATCCAGAGTGGGCAGCTGCCAGTGACCTAGAAAGCCCGGATTTAGAAAACGTGAAGTGCGATCTGGAGCAAAGTATGAAAGCCGGTTTGAAAATCCACTCTCACTTGAGTGGCATCCAGAAAGAGATTAAACACAGTGACTCACTGCTTCAGATGAAAGCGAGAGAGTACGAACTCCTAGCCAAGGAGTTCAGTTCGCTGCACCTTAGCAACAAAGAAGGATGCCAGTTGAAAGAAACCAGAGGGAAGGAATCCGAGGCTCCCGGCAGCTGCACCGAGATCCCTCCATTAACTCAAAGGGTGttcaacacatacacaaatgacaCAGATTCAGACACTGGCATCAGCTCCAACCACAGCCAGGACTCTGAAACAACGCTGGGCGACGTGCTCCTATTGTCAACTTAA